A single Kryptolebias marmoratus isolate JLee-2015 linkage group LG7, ASM164957v2, whole genome shotgun sequence DNA region contains:
- the LOC108249963 gene encoding histone H3-like: protein MGHLCKTQKRIGINSYHTRILKSSHARTKQITCKSTGDKAPRKKLSTKNARKSALATGGVKKPHRYRPGTVALRGIHHYQKFTKLLILKLPFQHLVQEITQDFNIDLGFQNSAVMALQEASEARLVGLFEDTMIENTSG, encoded by the exons ATGGGTCACCTGTGCAAGACACAGAAGAGAATTGGCATCAACAGCTACCATACCAG AatcctgaagtccagtcatgccagaaccaagcagatcACTTGTAAATCTACTGGAgataaagctcccaggaagaaGCTCTCCACCAAAAATGCCCGCAAGAGCGCCTTGGCCACCGGTGGTGTGAAGAAGCCTCATCGCTACAGGCctggtaccgtggctctcagggggatccaccactaccagaagttcaccaagctgctcatcctgaagctgcccttccagcacctggttcaggagatcacccaggacttcaatATCGACCTGGGCTTCCAGAACTCTGCtgtcatggctctgcaggaggccagcgaggctcgcCTGGTGGgcctctttgaggacaccatgATCGAGAACACATCAGGATAG